The Henckelia pumila isolate YLH828 chromosome 2, ASM3356847v2, whole genome shotgun sequence genome includes a window with the following:
- the LOC140881413 gene encoding probable LRR receptor-like serine/threonine-protein kinase IRK, producing the protein MRNLLLVFCLIYLSPFLVTSFSPSLNDDVLGLIVFKADVKDPDGKLTSWNEDDNTPCNWYGVKCNPRSNRVTDLVLDGCGLSGKLGRGLLRLQFLRKLSLARNNLTGILSLSLAQLPDLRVLDLSYNGFSGLISSDFFSQCGSLRSVSLAHNKFSGTIPESLSSCSMLASVNFSTNQFSGVLASGLWSLPGLRSLDLSDNMLEGKIPKLIEGLNNLRALNLRKNQFTGEVPHEIGNCLLLRLIDLSENSLSGWLPSTMQNLTLCNSLVLRKNGFVGDVPQWIGDMRSLETLDLSANRFSGQVPDSIGKLQSLKILNVSNNALTENLPESMSVFLNLLVFDFSHNYLTGNFPSWMFNLGLEQVLLSDNNLSGSIDNAVDSSTENSRKKLLILDVSQNKFSGVIPSSVGDFSSLQFLNMARNSFMGSIPADIGQLKTLSVLDLSENQFNGSIPAEIGGAISLNELRLERNLLGGSIPLTIEDCSSLMILSLAHNEIMGPVPASLAKLSYLQIVDLSFNKLTGTLPKQLANLVRLQSFNISENQLQGELPAGGFFNTIAPSSVSGNPSLCGAAVHKSCPTVLPKPLVLNPNSTDDAPGINPQSFRHGKKILSISALIAISAAAAIVIGVVAITVLNFRVRSSTSNSAVALTFSGGNEFSHSPTGDGDSGKLVMFSGDPDFSTGTQALLNKDCELGRGGFGTVYRTILRDGRSVAIKKLTASGLVKSQEDFEREIKKLGRIRHDNLVALDGYYWTPSLQLLIYEFVSGGNLYKHLHETCAGNYLSWNERFNIILGAAKGLAHLHLKNTIHYNLKSSNILIDSSGEPKVADYGLARLLPMLDRYVLSSKIQSALGYMAPEFACKTVKITEKCDVYGFGVLVLEIVTGKRPVEYMDDDVVVLCDMVRGALEEGKVEECVDNRLEGAFPMDEAIPVMKLGLICTSQVPSNRPDMAEVVNILELIRCPSESQDDSNF; encoded by the exons atgaGAAATTTGCTCCTTGTTTTCTGTCTCATTTATTTATCTCCATTTTTAGTGACATCTTTTAGCCCTTCTTTAAATGACGATGTTCTGGGGTTAATCGTTTTCAAGGCTGATGTCAAGGATCCTGATGGCAAACTAACTTCTTGGAACGAAGATGATAATACCCCTTGTAATTGGTATGGCGTAAAATGTAACCCCAGATCCAATAGAGTGACTGACCTTGTTCTTGATGGCTGTGGGCTCTCAGGAAAGCTTGGCAGAGGCCTTCTCCGACTGCAGTTTCTTCGAAAGCTTTCGCTTGCTAGAAACAATCTGACAGGTATATTAAGCCTCAGCCTAGCTCAGCTTCCTGATCTTAGGGTCTTGGATTTGAGTTATAATGGCTTCTCCGGATTGATTTCTAGTGATTTCTTTAGCCAATGTGGGTCATTGCGATCTGTTTCCTTGGCTCATAACAAGTTTTCAGGCACGATTCCTGAGAGTTTGAGCTCATGTTCTATGCTTGCTTCCGTCAACTTTTCGACTAATCAGTTTTCTGGGGTGTTGGCTTCTGGGCTCTGGTCATTGCCAGGGCTCAGGTCTCTTGATTTGTCTGATAATATGTTAGAGGGTAAAATTCCTAAGCTCATAGAAGGTTTGAACAATCTGAGGGCATTAAATTTACGTAAGAATCAGTTTACCGGTGAAGTCCCTCATGAAATTGGGAACTGTTTGCTTCTGAGATTAATTGATTTGAGCGAAAATTCGCTGTCTGGATGGCTTCCAAGCACAATGCAGAATCTTACTTTGTGCAATAGTTTAGTTTTACGCAAAAATGGATTTGTGGGGGACGTGCCCCAATGGATTGGAGATATGAGAAGTCTTGAGACCCTTGATCTTTCTGCAAATAGGTTTAGCGGTCAAGTTCCAGATTCGATTGGGAAGCTTCAGTCGTTGAAGATTCTAAATGTATCCAACAATGCCCTGACTGAAAACTTACCCGAatctatgagcgtttttttaaACCTTCTAGTGTTTGATTTCAGTCATAATTATTTGACAGGAAATTTCCCTTCTTGGATGTTTAATCTTGGCTTGGAGCAAGTTCTCTTGTCTGATAATAATTTAAGTGGCAGCATTGACAATGCCGTTGATTCTTCAACAGAAAATTCTCGTAAAAAGCTCTTGATTTTGGATGTATCCCAGAATAAGTTTTCTGGTGTAATTCCATCTTCTGTTGGGGATTTTAGCAGCTTGCAGTTCTTGAATATGGCAAGGAATTCATTCATGGGCAGCATACCTGCAGATATTGGACAGTTGAAGACCTTAAGTGTTCTTGATTTGAGCGAGAATCAGTTCAATGGCAGCATTCCTGCTGAAATTGGAGGAGCCATCTCCCTCAATGAATTGAGACTGGAAAGGAACTTGTTGGGGGGAAGCATTCCTTTGACTATTGAGGATTGCTCTTCACTGATGATTTT GTCTCTTGCTCATAACGAAATAATGGGACCGGTTCCTGCTTCTCTTGCCAAGCTTAGCTACCTTCAAATTGTAGATTTATCTTTCAACAAGCTGACAGGAACTCTACCAAAGCAGCTGGCAAATCTTGTTCGCTTGCAGTCGTTTAACATTTCAGAGAACCAACTACAAGGTGAGCTGCCTGCAGGTGGTTTCTTCAACACCATTGCACCATCATCAGTATCAGGAAATCCATCTCTTTGTGGAGCGGCAGTCCATAAAAGTTGCCCTACTGTCCTTCCTAAGCCGCTCGTACTCAATCCCAATTCTACGGATGATGCACCCGGTATCAACCCCCAAAGTTTTCGTCATGGGAAGAAAATTCTTAGCATTTCAGCCTTAATTGCCATCAGTGCAGCCGCTGCTATAGTCATCGGTGTAGTTGCCATAACTGTTCTGAATTTCCGTGTACGGTCTTCCACTTCTAATTCTGCTGTAGCTCTTACATTTTCTGGTGGTAATGAATTTAGCCATTCACCGACTGGAGATGGCGATTCTGGAAAACTTGTTATGTTTTCAGGAGACCCCGATTTTAGCACTGGGACACAAGCTCTGCTCAACAAAGACTGTGAGCTTGGCCGTGGGGGATTTGGCACGGTCTATCGAACTATTCTTAGAGATGGGCGTTCAGTCGCCATCAAGAAACTCACTGCTTCGGGTCTTGTCAAATCCCAAGAAGATTTTGAAAGGGAAATCAAGAAGTTGGGGAGAATTCGTCATGATAACCTGGTGGCACTTGACGGTTATTACTGGACCCCATCACTACAGCTTCTTATATATGAATTTGTCTCGGGTGGAAATTTGTATAAACACCTACATGAAACATGTGCTGGAAATTACCTCTCGTGGAATGAGAGATTCAATATCATTCTTGGCGCAGCGAAAGGCTTAGCTCATTTACACCTGAAGAACACAATCCACTACAACTTGAAGTCAAGCAATATCTTAATTGACAGCTCTGGTGAACCTAAGGTTGCAGATTATGGCTTAGCAAGACTATTACCTATGCTGGATCGATACGTTTTAAGCAGCAAGATTCAGAGTGCCTTAGGCTACATGGCGCCGGAGTTTGCCTGCAAAACAGTGAAAATAACCGAAAAATGTGATGTTTATGGATTCGGTGTATTGGTCTTGGAGATAGTGACCGGCAAGAGGCCTGTCGAGTACATGGATGATGATGTTGTGGTGCTATGTGATATGGTTCGAGGAGCATTAGAAGAAGGCAAAGTGGAGGAATGTGTGGACAATAGGTTGGAGGGGGCATTTCCCATGGACGAGGCGATTCCGGTGATGAAACTAGGCCTAATCTGCACGTCCCAGGTGCCGTCGAACAGGCCCGACATGGCAGAAGTGGTTAACATACTGGAGCTGATTAGATGCCCTTCAGAAAGCCAGGATGATTCTAACTTCTAG